A portion of the Dehalococcoidia bacterium genome contains these proteins:
- a CDS encoding PQQ-binding-like beta-propeller repeat protein yields the protein MTAMMVACARVGSPRGWMPPTPVDGMLLLGLKAGQIAAVDPQGWQVRWRFPEKEKDIRLGAFYGAPAVGDELIYVGSYDGSVYALERGGRLRWRFKTDGPVIGGLVWDARLGLLLVPSDDGRLYALNAQDGTLLPGWPFRTGKGIWSRPALADDTAYVGSLDGKVYALALPSGQERWRLDLGAGIVSDPVLAGHLLLVGGVDRRLHAIDVRDGRRVWQTPFRADNWFWAQPVVMGDVVYAANLDGNLYAISLADGSLRWRFPTQEPVRSRPLLVGDVLVVADRGGNVYGLDPASGQARWGPQALGGKVLADLLLLGGEVLVLTQEGRLFVLDPATGQAQGVDIGP from the coding sequence GTGACGGCGATGATGGTGGCCTGCGCTCGGGTGGGTTCCCCCAGGGGCTGGATGCCACCCACACCCGTGGACGGCATGCTCCTTCTGGGGCTGAAGGCGGGGCAGATAGCGGCCGTGGACCCCCAAGGGTGGCAGGTGCGTTGGCGCTTCCCTGAGAAGGAGAAGGACATCCGCCTGGGCGCCTTCTATGGGGCACCAGCGGTGGGCGATGAGCTCATATACGTGGGTAGCTATGACGGCTCCGTCTATGCCCTGGAGCGAGGGGGTCGCCTCCGGTGGCGGTTCAAGACCGATGGCCCGGTCATCGGTGGCTTGGTCTGGGATGCCCGCTTAGGCCTCCTCCTGGTGCCCTCCGACGACGGCCGCCTCTACGCTTTGAACGCCCAGGACGGGACGCTTCTGCCTGGCTGGCCTTTCCGCACTGGCAAGGGCATATGGTCGCGCCCTGCCTTGGCCGACGACACGGCCTACGTGGGCTCCCTAGACGGAAAGGTGTATGCCCTGGCCCTCCCTTCGGGCCAGGAGCGGTGGCGTCTGGACCTGGGGGCGGGCATCGTCTCCGACCCCGTCTTGGCCGGTCACCTCCTACTGGTGGGAGGGGTCGACCGCCGACTACACGCTATTGATGTGCGCGATGGCCGTCGGGTATGGCAGACCCCCTTTCGGGCCGACAACTGGTTCTGGGCCCAGCCAGTGGTGATGGGCGATGTGGTGTATGCTGCCAATCTGGATGGTAACCTCTATGCCATATCCCTGGCTGATGGGTCCCTGAGGTGGCGCTTCCCCACCCAGGAGCCGGTGCGCTCGCGTCCCTTGCTTGTGGGCGATGTGCTGGTGGTGGCCGACCGCGGGGGCAATGTCTATGGCCTAGACCCTGCTAGCGGCCAGGCCCGCTGGGGCCCCCAGGCCCTGGGGGGGAAGGTGCTGGCCGACCTCCTCCTTTTGGGGGGTGAGGTGCTGGTGCTAACACAGGAGGGGCGCCTCTTCGTCCTGGACCCGGCCACGGGCCAGGCCCAGGGGGTGGACATAGGGCCATGA
- the rnpA gene encoding ribonuclease P protein component, whose product MSKLVPLRGRRAFDAVFQRGRVYSDQLLSMRVLPNGLPYVRCGLVVGRKVGKATVRNKVKRRLREGMRRLGLKPGWDVVVVARPPAAQASYGGLMDSVSSLLRRAGLLLEGEG is encoded by the coding sequence GTGAGCAAGCTTGTGCCGCTGCGGGGACGACGGGCCTTCGATGCCGTCTTCCAGCGGGGCCGTGTCTATAGCGATCAGCTCCTCAGCATGCGCGTCCTCCCTAATGGGCTTCCCTACGTCCGGTGTGGTCTGGTGGTGGGTCGCAAGGTGGGCAAGGCTACAGTGCGCAACAAGGTAAAACGCCGTCTACGGGAAGGCATGAGGCGGCTGGGCCTCAAGCCGGGGTGGGATGTGGTGGTGGTGGCCCGTCCCCCGGCTGCCCAGGCCAGTTATGGTGGCCTGATGGACTCCGTGTCCTCCCTGTTGCGGCGGGCGGGCCTCCTCCTGGAGGGGGAAGGATGA
- the yidD gene encoding membrane protein insertion efficiency factor YidD yields the protein MKALALAIIRFYQRHISPGRPPACRFLPTCSQYAYEALERHGLAKGSALTLGRLLRCHPWNPGGYDPVP from the coding sequence ATGAAGGCTCTGGCCCTGGCCATCATCCGGTTTTATCAGCGGCACATCTCGCCCGGCCGCCCCCCGGCCTGTCGCTTCCTGCCCACCTGTTCGCAGTACGCCTATGAGGCATTGGAGCGCCACGGCCTTGCGAAGGGGTCGGCCCTGACCTTGGGTCGTCTTTTACGCTGTCATCCTTGGAACCCCGGTGGCTACGATCCCGTCCCCTAG
- the rpmH gene encoding 50S ribosomal protein L34, which translates to MPKRTYQPKNLRRKRKHGFLARMATKGGRAVLKRRRQKGRWRLTV; encoded by the coding sequence TTGCCCAAGAGGACATATCAGCCCAAGAACCTGCGCCGCAAGCGGAAGCACGGTTTCCTGGCCCGCATGGCCACTAAAGGGGGTAGGGCGGTGCTGAAGCGGCGACGTCAAAAAGGGAGGTGGCGCCTGACGGTGTGA
- a CDS encoding YidC/Oxa1 family membrane protein insertase, translated as MSSRTPSPQVMGHPGRRERMPLLVLSMLAAALVMVASTGRNPWDALFVDPMINVLLLFNNVLLGHFGAAIIVFTLFMRAVTLPLTIRQFQSTKALTAIQPRLQEIQKKYKDPRRRQEETLKLYRQAGVNPLGCLLPMLVQFPVWIALYRALIIMVGGTPDGMLSLAHRIYPWPYLYEAVPLQQEFLWLHLGRPDATFVLPILVGITTYIQQKVSTAPAATREQQQMNQTLNWMMPLMFVWITMAVPSGLGLYWVVSNVASVFISYFVYGARGVDWRRVFLPLPQPAAPAKSKTSKREGHDKGRRGGNR; from the coding sequence ATGAGCAGCAGAACCCCTTCCCCCCAGGTGATGGGCCACCCTGGCCGTCGGGAGCGAATGCCGCTGTTGGTCTTGAGCATGTTGGCGGCAGCCCTGGTGATGGTGGCGTCCACTGGCCGCAACCCATGGGACGCCCTCTTCGTAGACCCCATGATCAACGTGCTCCTGTTGTTCAATAATGTCCTGTTGGGCCACTTCGGCGCGGCTATCATCGTCTTCACCCTGTTTATGAGGGCCGTTACCCTGCCCCTTACCATCAGGCAGTTCCAGTCCACCAAAGCCCTGACGGCCATCCAGCCCCGCCTGCAGGAGATCCAGAAGAAGTACAAGGACCCCAGGCGGCGTCAGGAGGAGACCCTCAAGCTATATCGGCAAGCTGGGGTCAACCCTCTGGGCTGCCTCTTGCCCATGTTGGTGCAGTTCCCAGTGTGGATCGCGCTGTACCGGGCCCTCATCATCATGGTGGGGGGGACGCCCGATGGGATGTTGAGCCTGGCCCACCGCATCTATCCCTGGCCTTATCTGTATGAGGCGGTGCCCCTGCAGCAGGAGTTCCTGTGGCTCCACCTAGGACGTCCCGATGCCACCTTCGTCCTGCCCATCTTGGTAGGGATCACCACCTATATCCAGCAGAAGGTGAGCACGGCGCCGGCGGCCACCCGCGAGCAACAGCAGATGAATCAGACCCTCAACTGGATGATGCCCCTCATGTTTGTCTGGATCACCATGGCCGTCCCCAGCGGCCTGGGCTTATATTGGGTGGTGAGCAATGTGGCCTCTGTGTTCATCAGCTATTTCGTCTATGGCGCCCGCGGGGTAGACTGGCGGAGGGTCTTCTTACCGCTGCCCCAGCCAGCGGCGCCGGCCAAATCCAAGACCAGCAAGAGGGAGGGCCATGACAAAGGAAGGCGTGGAGGCAACAGGTAG